GCCGGCCGGGGCGAGGCGCGCGGCGCGCCGCCACGCGCGGGCAAGTAGGTCGCGGTCCTCCCCGGTAATAAGGTTGCCCATCAGCCGCGCGGCGGCGGGCATGAGCAGTGCGCCGATGGGCCCGCGCAGCGCCACCGGGCCGGCGAGCGGCAAAAACTGCGGGTAGGTGAGCAGCCGCGCCGCGGTACGGGCGAGCGCGAAGGCTTCGCCGTAGCGTTGCCGCAGCGCGTCCGGCCAGGCGAGCGTGAGGTCGCCGCCCGCCGCGATGAGCTCGACTGCCGCCACGGCGGTCTCGAGGCCGTAGTCGATCCCCTCGCCGTTGAGGGGGTTGACGCACGCGGCGGCGTCGCCGATCAGCGCCCAGTTCGGCCCGGCGACGTTGGAGACCGCACCGCCCATGGGCAAAAGGGCGCTGGCGACTTCACGCTCGGGCCCGAGACCCCAGCGCTGGCGCTGCTGCGCGGCGTACTGGCTGAGCAGCTTCTTGGTGTTCACCCGGGCAGGCCGCGCCGCGGTGGAAAGCGCCCCGCAACCCAGGTTCACCGCCTGCTGCTCGCCGCCGAGGGGGAAGATCCAGCCGTATCCGGGCTGGAGGGCGCCGGTGGAGTCGCGAAGCTCCACGTGCGAGTGCATCCACGGCTCGTCGGCGAAAGGCGAAGCGCAGTAGGAGCGCGCGGCGATGCCGTAGACCTCGCCGCGGTGCCAGGTGCGCCCGAGCTGCTTGCCAAAGGGGGAGCGCACCCCGTCGGCGACGATCACCCACCGGGCGCCGATCTCTCCGCGGGCGGTAGAGACGGTGCGAATGCCCCGGGGGCCGAATGCGGCGGCGGTGGCGGGGCACTCGCGCCACACCGTC
This is a stretch of genomic DNA from Corynebacterium auris. It encodes these proteins:
- a CDS encoding geranylgeranyl reductase family protein; the encoded protein is MNSSWDVVVVGAGPAGSAAALAAQRKGLATLLLDAQPAHRDKTCGDGLTPRALRALRLLGLEHVLPRYRNRGLKLHGYGGSVTAPWPAGAFGDEGSAMARTRLDQALADEAEKAGATVWRECPATAAAFGPRGIRTVSTARGEIGARWVIVADGVRSPFGKQLGRTWHRGEVYGIAARSYCASPFADEPWMHSHVELRDSTGALQPGYGWIFPLGGEQQAVNLGCGALSTAARPARVNTKKLLSQYAAQQRQRWGLGPEREVASALLPMGGAVSNVAGPNWALIGDAAACVNPLNGEGIDYGLETAVAAVELIAAGGDLTLAWPDALRQRYGEAFALARTAARLLTYPQFLPLAGPVALRGPIGALLMPAAARLMGNLITGEDRDLLARAWRRAARLAPAGAPLWDA